In a genomic window of Akkermansia massiliensis:
- a CDS encoding shikimate dehydrogenase family protein: MKPYYTLADLLDEEHPFDAGESVPARLAVIGFPIAHSKSPAMQQAALDAAGIRARYIRIQASPEEFADVVRLLREKGFLGANVTVPHKQAACSLCHDTDALSRATGSVNTLVFQKDGSVSGFNTDGPGFGRAIREEFSVDLRDLKVVLLGACGGAGLALAYTCAMQHCERLTLAGRSEEKLQALKDKLSSFFIDEHRLEGPSDRLAAHLNNTPRFNSAVAEADLIVNATSLGLKPTDPSPVPSALLSAHHLVYDLQTHDDAFQMEARFQGARVSNGLSMLIHQGALSFERWFGIKPDISVMRQALEQKHA; the protein is encoded by the coding sequence ATGAAACCCTACTACACCCTGGCCGATCTTCTGGATGAAGAACATCCGTTTGATGCCGGAGAATCCGTTCCCGCCAGACTGGCCGTGATCGGCTTCCCCATCGCCCATTCCAAATCTCCCGCCATGCAGCAAGCCGCTCTGGATGCCGCGGGCATCCGTGCGCGCTACATCCGCATCCAGGCTTCTCCGGAAGAGTTTGCGGACGTGGTGCGCCTGCTCCGGGAAAAAGGATTCCTGGGAGCCAACGTCACGGTGCCCCACAAGCAGGCCGCCTGCTCCCTGTGCCATGATACGGACGCCCTCTCCCGCGCTACGGGTTCCGTCAATACGCTCGTCTTTCAAAAGGACGGCTCCGTTTCCGGCTTCAATACGGACGGTCCGGGCTTTGGACGCGCCATCCGGGAAGAATTTTCCGTGGACCTGCGCGATTTGAAGGTAGTGCTTCTGGGCGCCTGCGGCGGGGCCGGGCTGGCCCTGGCCTACACCTGCGCCATGCAGCACTGCGAGCGGCTGACGCTGGCAGGCAGGTCAGAAGAAAAGCTCCAGGCCCTTAAGGACAAACTGAGTTCCTTTTTCATTGACGAACACAGGCTGGAAGGACCATCCGACCGTCTGGCGGCCCACCTGAACAACACGCCGCGGTTCAATTCCGCCGTGGCGGAAGCGGACCTGATCGTCAACGCCACGTCCCTGGGACTGAAACCTACGGACCCGTCCCCCGTGCCGTCCGCCCTGCTTTCCGCCCACCACCTGGTGTATGATTTACAGACGCATGACGACGCTTTCCAGATGGAAGCCCGCTTCCAGGGAGCCAGGGTCTCCAACGGCCTCTCCATGCTGATTCACCAGGGGGCCCTTTCCTTTGAACGCTGGTTCGGCATCAAGCCGGACATTTCCGTCATGCGCCAAGCCCTTGAACAAAAGCATGCCTGA
- a CDS encoding DUF5131 family protein — MAMWNPWRGCHRYSAGCKFCYIHQADRRRGMDTDEIVKTDNFHAPVLKNKKGDYRMKPGQTVYLGFSTDFLIREADPWRGECWDMIRERRDLNFIFLTKRIERFMECLPGDWGDGYDNVTVGCTVENQDRADFRLPIFNSLPIKHKNIICQPLLEQVDLAPYLQQIELVVAGGESNSCARPLNYEWVLSIREQCIRNKVHFEFRQCGTNFIKDGKMYRLHVRQLCSQAKKAGINC; from the coding sequence ATGGCTATGTGGAACCCATGGCGCGGATGCCACCGGTACAGCGCCGGGTGCAAATTCTGTTATATCCATCAGGCCGACAGACGGCGGGGAATGGATACGGACGAGATCGTGAAAACGGACAATTTTCATGCCCCCGTGCTGAAGAATAAAAAGGGAGATTACAGAATGAAACCCGGCCAGACCGTGTATCTGGGCTTCTCTACGGATTTTCTCATCCGGGAGGCGGACCCGTGGCGCGGCGAATGCTGGGACATGATCCGGGAGCGCCGGGACCTGAACTTTATTTTCCTGACCAAAAGAATAGAGCGGTTCATGGAATGCCTCCCCGGTGACTGGGGGGACGGCTATGACAACGTCACCGTAGGCTGCACGGTGGAAAACCAGGACAGGGCGGATTTCAGGCTCCCCATCTTCAACAGTCTGCCCATCAAGCATAAAAATATCATCTGCCAGCCGCTTCTTGAGCAGGTGGACCTGGCCCCGTATTTACAGCAGATCGAACTGGTTGTCGCAGGCGGGGAATCCAACAGCTGCGCCAGGCCCCTGAACTACGAATGGGTCTTATCCATCCGGGAACAATGCATCCGGAACAAGGTCCATTTTGAATTCAGGCAATGCGGGACCAACTTCATCAAAGACGGGAAAATGTACCGTCTGCACGTCAGGCAGCTATGCAGCCAGGCTAAGAAAGCCGGGATCAACTGCTGA
- a CDS encoding adenosylcobalamin-dependent ribonucleoside-diphosphate reductase: MTIDNSQTILKLRTGQEIILPQRKDLLGGLKFTRRFSHNEVHPYDEVDWTRRDVRIMDWKTGKTIYERLGLEAPAHWDDNAVKITADKYLFGSEPGSLEYEDSFRNIYDRISNTYTVWGWEEGYFATLEDAEIFNEEIKAMLVQQIWAPNSPVWFNIGHWEQWRWGRPDLRESYTGHGNKAYHTKGTKNNLKTFTVQSTYEYPQCSACFLTEVGDSMEDILDHLTTEGRIFASGSGVGINLSTLRSSKEPISGKGRSSGPISFDRGWDRMAGAIKSGGKTRRAARMVLMFSDHPDIFEFISTKNRQEDIAKVILREHNVHVELKQIAETKLVAGTPAEKAAARLILSLPLATRNSFDPHMDALLYGETLSHQNANHSVSLKGDFWQALANNGNTYTRWVTNPAHIEQTFRAQELLEAMAKSIWDNGEPGVHNNDVINLWNPVKSIGSITTSNPCSEYVFLNNTSCNLSSFNAYRFLTKDEDGKPVFDADALTHAARLAMVCADLNVERGGFPIEEIAEGTYKYRTTGIGFANVGGSLMALGVPYDSDEGRWIASQLCSALTAACWTASAEMGAELGSYVEYPASKKDLLAVLRLHNAAQKLATALPAQKDSKTLDDLIENIIANAGGVLPEAQGLTASYALHAYLKSFKAPTLMNKERIAPAAKLAEAASGMWAKVAKATAHRNAFVSVMAPTGTISAPLGCYDEGTTSIEPDYTLVKWKQLAGGGSLKMFNRLALEGLRSLGYAEDFVNEAALEVAGLDGLISAFQGNMDAVVNQLIVDPCNDQAGPVRLAWRRLLSGTESRSEIQEKVAYISNPANMSVLTADELTVINGSAHIESIPWLDKKDLPVFDCAATNGNGIRAISPAGHVLMLGALQPFISGACSKTVNMPVSATVQEVYDSLIMSHDLGVKCIAIFRAGSKANAVYVVDTPETRMFKANHVWEQLVNAGTEAIDEIIAEASKPRQRKLPGRRLGQTVKFSVGGQLTGYLTVGVYADGTCGEVFGRLGQVGSFASGMFEAYCKLLSTALQFGVPLKEVVKGFRNYSFEPSGFCRVGDDTEADTCTEIRSCASVVDLIAKILAWLFPESNGYRLRDVFSIPSVSLPGQAPDTTVSVLPPRIITTPVHTQTPALPEITAGKAPEGTMLNGASLCPQCHSLAYVQDGKCKSCRSCGYKDGGCGE, from the coding sequence ATGACTATAGACAACTCGCAAACCATACTCAAACTGCGTACAGGACAGGAAATCATCCTCCCCCAGAGGAAGGACCTTCTAGGCGGTCTGAAATTCACCAGAAGATTTTCCCACAACGAAGTCCATCCCTATGATGAAGTGGACTGGACCCGCCGCGACGTCCGCATCATGGATTGGAAGACCGGCAAGACCATTTACGAGCGCCTGGGCCTGGAAGCGCCCGCGCACTGGGATGACAACGCCGTCAAGATCACGGCGGACAAGTACCTTTTCGGCAGTGAACCGGGGTCCCTGGAATATGAAGACAGCTTCCGCAATATTTACGACCGCATTTCCAACACCTACACCGTATGGGGCTGGGAGGAAGGCTACTTCGCCACGCTGGAGGACGCGGAGATTTTCAACGAGGAAATCAAGGCCATGCTGGTGCAGCAGATTTGGGCTCCCAACTCTCCCGTATGGTTCAACATCGGCCACTGGGAACAGTGGCGCTGGGGCCGCCCGGACCTGCGGGAAAGCTATACCGGCCACGGCAACAAGGCCTACCACACCAAGGGCACCAAGAACAACCTGAAGACCTTCACGGTCCAGTCCACGTATGAATATCCCCAGTGCTCCGCCTGCTTCCTGACGGAAGTGGGGGACAGCATGGAGGACATCCTGGATCACCTGACCACGGAAGGCCGCATTTTCGCGTCCGGTTCCGGCGTGGGCATCAACCTTTCCACCCTCCGTTCCTCCAAGGAACCCATCAGCGGCAAGGGACGCTCCTCCGGCCCCATTTCCTTTGACCGCGGCTGGGATCGCATGGCCGGGGCCATCAAGTCCGGCGGCAAGACGCGCCGCGCCGCGCGCATGGTGCTGATGTTCAGCGACCACCCGGACATTTTCGAGTTCATCAGCACGAAGAACCGCCAGGAAGACATCGCCAAGGTGATCCTGCGCGAGCATAACGTGCACGTGGAGCTGAAGCAGATTGCGGAAACCAAGCTGGTGGCGGGAACCCCGGCGGAAAAAGCCGCCGCGCGCCTCATTCTTTCCCTGCCCCTGGCTACCCGGAACAGCTTTGACCCGCACATGGACGCCCTGCTGTACGGGGAAACGCTTTCCCACCAGAACGCGAACCATTCCGTCTCCCTGAAAGGCGACTTCTGGCAGGCCCTCGCCAACAACGGCAATACCTACACGCGCTGGGTCACGAACCCGGCCCACATTGAACAGACTTTCCGGGCCCAGGAACTGCTGGAAGCCATGGCGAAGTCCATCTGGGACAACGGGGAGCCCGGCGTGCACAACAATGACGTGATCAACCTCTGGAACCCCGTCAAGTCCATCGGCTCCATCACTACCTCCAACCCCTGCTCCGAGTACGTCTTCCTGAACAATACGAGCTGCAACCTTTCCTCCTTCAACGCCTACCGCTTCCTGACGAAGGATGAGGACGGCAAGCCCGTCTTCGACGCGGACGCCCTGACCCATGCCGCGCGCCTGGCGATGGTCTGCGCGGACCTGAACGTGGAACGCGGCGGCTTCCCGATTGAAGAAATCGCGGAAGGCACCTACAAGTACCGCACCACGGGCATCGGCTTCGCCAACGTGGGCGGCTCCCTGATGGCGCTGGGCGTTCCGTACGATTCCGACGAAGGCCGCTGGATTGCCTCCCAGCTTTGCAGCGCCCTGACGGCGGCCTGCTGGACGGCGTCCGCGGAGATGGGCGCGGAGCTGGGTTCCTACGTGGAATACCCCGCCAGCAAGAAGGACCTGCTGGCCGTGCTGCGCCTGCATAACGCGGCCCAGAAGCTGGCGACCGCCCTGCCCGCCCAGAAGGATTCCAAGACTTTGGACGACCTGATTGAGAACATCATCGCCAACGCCGGCGGAGTGCTGCCGGAAGCGCAGGGGCTGACCGCCTCCTACGCCCTGCACGCCTATCTCAAGAGCTTCAAGGCTCCAACCCTGATGAACAAGGAGCGCATCGCCCCCGCCGCCAAGCTGGCGGAAGCCGCCTCCGGGATGTGGGCCAAGGTCGCCAAGGCTACGGCGCACCGCAACGCCTTCGTTTCCGTGATGGCCCCCACGGGCACCATCTCCGCCCCGCTGGGCTGTTATGATGAAGGCACCACCTCCATTGAACCGGATTACACGCTGGTGAAATGGAAGCAACTTGCGGGCGGAGGCTCCCTGAAAATGTTCAACCGCCTGGCCCTGGAAGGCCTGCGCTCCCTGGGCTATGCGGAAGACTTCGTCAATGAAGCCGCCCTGGAAGTGGCCGGCCTGGACGGCCTGATTTCCGCGTTCCAGGGGAATATGGACGCCGTCGTGAACCAGCTCATCGTGGACCCCTGCAACGACCAGGCCGGACCCGTGCGCCTCGCGTGGCGCCGCCTGCTCTCCGGCACGGAATCCCGCAGCGAGATTCAGGAAAAGGTGGCCTATATCAGCAACCCGGCCAACATGTCCGTGCTGACGGCGGATGAACTGACCGTCATCAATGGCTCCGCCCACATTGAGTCCATCCCGTGGCTGGACAAGAAGGACCTTCCGGTCTTTGACTGCGCCGCCACCAACGGCAACGGCATCCGCGCCATCTCCCCCGCCGGCCACGTGCTGATGCTGGGCGCCCTCCAGCCCTTCATTTCCGGGGCGTGCTCCAAGACGGTGAATATGCCCGTCTCCGCCACCGTGCAGGAAGTCTACGATTCCCTCATCATGTCCCATGACCTGGGCGTGAAGTGCATCGCCATCTTCCGCGCCGGCTCCAAGGCGAACGCCGTTTACGTGGTAGACACGCCAGAAACCCGCATGTTCAAGGCCAACCATGTATGGGAACAGCTGGTGAACGCCGGAACGGAAGCCATTGACGAAATTATTGCGGAAGCGTCCAAGCCGCGCCAGCGCAAGCTGCCCGGCCGCCGCCTGGGCCAGACCGTGAAGTTCTCCGTGGGCGGCCAGCTGACGGGCTATCTGACGGTGGGCGTGTATGCGGACGGTACCTGCGGGGAAGTCTTCGGCCGCCTGGGCCAGGTGGGCTCCTTCGCCTCCGGCATGTTTGAAGCCTATTGCAAATTGCTCTCCACGGCCCTCCAGTTCGGCGTGCCGCTCAAGGAAGTGGTCAAGGGCTTCCGCAATTACTCCTTTGAGCCCTCCGGCTTCTGCCGCGTGGGGGACGATACGGAGGCGGACACCTGCACGGAAATCCGCTCCTGCGCCTCCGTGGTGGACCTGATCGCCAAGATTCTGGCGTGGCTCTTCCCGGAAAGCAACGGCTACCGCCTGCGGGACGTGTTCTCCATCCCGAGCGTCAGCCTGCCCGGCCAGGCTCCGGACACCACGGTGAGCGTGCTGCCCCCCCGCATCATCACCACTCCGGTTCACACCCAGACCCCGGCTCTTCCGGAGATTACCGCCGGCAAGGCGCCGGAAGGCACCATGCTCAACGGCGCTTCCCTGTGCCCGCAGTGCCATTCCCTGGCCTACGTGCAGGACGGGAAGTGCAAGTCCTGCCGTTCCTGCGGCTACAAGGACGGCGGCTGCGGGGAATAA
- a CDS encoding NADase-type glycan-binding domain-containing protein: MRLATLIWLTGAVCCMPVLAADPQHKEQSAAEKAPQPRSRNVSLQCIAPAPGLPVPMDLTQADGIRLNALDVTVSLKQHQAFLIYTCALDIPKGVKGKTISVGVPFQYDPPDEQANAAKPEPIRNLPFTKAVQDVVTSVDDLKCDSSLVEGRHLQADAPTMSPVAGITHWLVAQVPNKAGTHVLTFQFSVPYTQDIAITPEPKVNMGEPRLTLLASPVMTWTGGTPRAVVNVYSSEMTNQSVKLDPSADAKSIVTTPKGVYTWSLLGADGRPYASSVVLTPGPGWVLDKDGQVTIRGEKGTLTDQYDVTASSTLEKDPYGALCSPDNLKNGTGYWAEGVSGDGQGETLEIKLKNPGRLLGIMLETGISPVTNPERDTEARRHPNIAYSMFSRPKVIQVTLNGNYTFDATLRDDWTPQIVVPPYYRQPVHTIKIRIDSIYRGTGTSDTYIGILKPIVQ, translated from the coding sequence ATGAGATTGGCTACCCTGATCTGGTTGACCGGCGCCGTGTGCTGCATGCCGGTTCTGGCCGCAGACCCTCAGCATAAGGAACAGAGCGCCGCAGAAAAGGCCCCGCAGCCCCGGTCGCGGAACGTCTCCCTTCAATGCATTGCTCCGGCGCCCGGCTTGCCGGTCCCCATGGATTTGACGCAGGCGGACGGAATCCGGCTGAACGCCCTGGACGTTACCGTGTCCCTGAAACAGCACCAGGCCTTTCTGATTTACACCTGCGCGCTGGACATCCCCAAAGGCGTCAAGGGCAAGACCATCTCCGTGGGCGTGCCGTTCCAGTATGATCCGCCGGATGAACAGGCCAATGCCGCAAAGCCGGAGCCCATACGCAACCTGCCTTTTACGAAGGCGGTGCAGGACGTCGTGACGTCCGTGGACGATTTGAAATGTGATTCCTCCCTGGTGGAAGGACGGCATCTTCAGGCGGACGCTCCCACCATGTCCCCCGTTGCCGGAATCACCCACTGGCTGGTGGCCCAGGTTCCCAACAAGGCGGGTACTCATGTGCTTACCTTCCAGTTTTCCGTGCCTTATACGCAGGATATTGCCATTACGCCGGAACCGAAGGTCAACATGGGGGAACCCCGTCTGACGCTGCTCGCCTCTCCGGTGATGACCTGGACGGGAGGCACCCCCAGGGCGGTCGTGAATGTATACAGCTCGGAGATGACCAACCAATCCGTCAAGCTGGACCCGTCCGCAGATGCCAAATCCATTGTGACTACGCCCAAAGGCGTTTATACCTGGTCCCTGCTGGGAGCGGACGGCAGGCCCTATGCTTCCTCCGTGGTGCTGACGCCCGGCCCCGGCTGGGTGCTGGACAAGGACGGCCAGGTCACCATCCGCGGTGAAAAGGGAACCCTGACGGACCAGTATGATGTGACGGCCAGCTCTACTCTGGAGAAGGACCCCTACGGCGCACTGTGCTCCCCGGATAACCTGAAGAACGGCACCGGCTATTGGGCGGAAGGCGTTTCCGGAGACGGGCAGGGGGAAACCCTGGAAATCAAGCTCAAGAATCCGGGACGGCTGCTGGGCATCATGCTGGAAACCGGCATTTCCCCGGTGACCAATCCGGAAAGGGATACGGAAGCGCGGCGGCATCCGAACATAGCCTATTCCATGTTCAGCCGCCCCAAAGTCATCCAGGTAACGCTGAACGGTAATTACACCTTTGACGCCACGCTGCGGGATGACTGGACGCCCCAGATCGTCGTGCCGCCGTACTACAGGCAGCCTGTGCACACCATCAAGATCAGGATAGATTCCATCTATCGCGGAACCGGAACGTCGGACACCTACATCGGCATCCTCAAGCCTATTGTCCAATAA
- a CDS encoding TIGR02206 family membrane protein yields MNGVPPLEFAGVSHWAALAVLLAAGVCIMELGQSYKKTVRNRTTFWLGVACLFSLVPDLAAMLADEPEKSWTWMLPLHFCSVMQVLCALSLWIPSRLLRSVVYYCVLCATLQGLLTPSVAHDFPSWTYFAFFLSHGVTVITALYLPLALEWKPARWDFLWALLLANVYLAAVHPVNMLLETNYGFTVATPAGGSVLDLFGPWPWYLLWMQIPALVLMYLLTLPFRHYPRGRTGSSLFHH; encoded by the coding sequence ATGAACGGCGTCCCTCCACTGGAATTTGCAGGGGTTTCCCACTGGGCGGCTTTGGCCGTTCTTCTGGCGGCGGGAGTTTGCATCATGGAACTGGGGCAGTCCTACAAGAAAACCGTCAGGAACCGCACCACGTTCTGGCTGGGAGTCGCCTGCCTGTTCAGCCTGGTTCCGGACCTGGCCGCCATGCTGGCGGATGAACCGGAAAAGAGCTGGACGTGGATGCTTCCCCTGCATTTCTGCTCCGTCATGCAGGTGCTCTGCGCCCTGAGCCTGTGGATTCCCTCCCGCCTGCTGCGCTCCGTGGTGTACTACTGCGTGCTGTGCGCCACCTTGCAGGGGCTGCTCACCCCATCCGTGGCCCACGATTTCCCGTCGTGGACGTACTTCGCCTTTTTCCTGTCCCACGGCGTAACGGTCATCACGGCCCTTTACCTGCCGCTGGCCCTGGAATGGAAGCCGGCGCGGTGGGATTTCCTGTGGGCCCTTCTGCTGGCGAACGTATATCTGGCCGCCGTCCACCCCGTCAACATGCTTCTGGAAACCAATTACGGGTTCACTGTGGCTACGCCTGCGGGCGGCTCCGTGCTGGACCTGTTCGGGCCGTGGCCCTGGTACCTGCTGTGGATGCAGATTCCGGCGCTCGTGCTGATGTACCTGCTCACGCTTCCCTTCCGCCATTATCCCAGAGGACGCACGGGCAGTTCCCTGTTCCATCATTGA
- a CDS encoding thioredoxin family protein, protein MKQGLFILVSGLLMAGLTGCDDSSERRARYAEKKPAPRPLERTFDPPKKVLPPAEPKKKAPVWMDYKGEDMRQLTELSGRKVLIVFYAPWSRPATDYVQAVKSYAAAQDGKAFAVLIDADAYPDVARKYGLEAVPLTVLYLEGMKLKEMVGGVSAPRLNELIEQTIRVQ, encoded by the coding sequence ATGAAACAGGGCTTGTTCATATTGGTCAGCGGCCTGCTGATGGCCGGCCTGACCGGATGCGACGATTCCAGCGAACGGCGCGCCCGCTACGCGGAGAAGAAGCCCGCTCCGCGCCCCCTGGAAAGAACGTTTGACCCTCCCAAAAAAGTTCTCCCCCCCGCGGAGCCTAAAAAGAAGGCCCCCGTGTGGATGGACTACAAGGGGGAGGACATGCGGCAGCTCACGGAACTCTCCGGCCGCAAGGTGCTGATTGTCTTTTATGCCCCTTGGAGCCGCCCGGCCACGGACTACGTGCAGGCGGTCAAGTCCTACGCCGCGGCGCAGGACGGCAAGGCGTTCGCCGTGCTGATTGACGCAGACGCTTATCCGGACGTGGCCCGCAAGTACGGGCTGGAAGCCGTTCCGCTAACGGTCCTGTATCTGGAAGGCATGAAGCTGAAGGAAATGGTCGGCGGCGTTTCCGCCCCCCGCCTGAACGAACTGATTGAACAGACCATACGGGTGCAGTAA
- a CDS encoding T6SS effector amidase Tae4 family protein, whose translation MKKKDAPKIVWHKTEETGVHDWEGYIRIPFDKEYAFTIQMDDNGYLEIDNQKVVELKDGNSSKKAEGKKELKQGYHYVKLHHENLKVPDAIAPYPNAEEFVPQMDGADLELWEIDAPVNLWKTEDAQKLLKCYNVVDYVTMPNPGQVWSYIGGWLYQAHLKEIEDNVPEQLRSYYNSCALRMSIALSSFGKDLKNEAGAELIGDKANAGALGGKTHVIIRARDMAAYVQKLLGDPDYADGQDTGYCSPQPGDIIVFAGKGHAGMCPGDNISIGSFLTGPIWLINRATLKDAE comes from the coding sequence GTGAAGAAAAAAGACGCTCCCAAAATCGTCTGGCACAAGACGGAAGAAACCGGCGTCCATGACTGGGAAGGATACATCCGTATCCCCTTTGACAAGGAATATGCCTTTACCATTCAGATGGACGACAACGGCTACCTGGAAATAGACAACCAGAAAGTGGTGGAACTCAAGGACGGCAACTCATCCAAGAAGGCGGAGGGCAAGAAGGAACTCAAGCAAGGTTACCATTACGTCAAGCTCCATCATGAGAACCTGAAGGTTCCGGATGCCATTGCCCCCTATCCCAATGCGGAAGAATTCGTTCCTCAAATGGATGGGGCTGACCTGGAACTTTGGGAAATTGATGCCCCCGTCAATCTTTGGAAGACGGAGGATGCCCAAAAACTGCTGAAATGCTACAATGTGGTGGATTATGTCACCATGCCCAATCCCGGACAGGTTTGGTCCTACATCGGGGGGTGGCTCTATCAGGCCCACCTGAAGGAAATTGAGGACAATGTACCTGAGCAATTGCGCAGCTATTATAACAGCTGCGCCCTGCGCATGAGTATCGCGCTGAGTTCCTTCGGAAAGGACTTGAAGAACGAAGCAGGGGCGGAGCTCATCGGAGACAAGGCGAATGCCGGCGCATTGGGAGGTAAAACCCACGTGATCATCCGTGCAAGGGACATGGCCGCTTATGTGCAAAAGCTCCTGGGCGACCCGGACTATGCCGACGGCCAGGATACAGGCTATTGCAGCCCGCAGCCGGGCGACATTATTGTGTTTGCCGGAAAGGGTCACGCAGGAATGTGTCCGGGAGACAACATCTCCATTGGCAGTTTCCTGACTGGCCCCATTTGGTTAATCAACCGGGCGACATTGAAAGACGCTGAATAA
- a CDS encoding aspartate kinase → MALIVQKFGGSSVGTIDRIRNVARRIHDTAKDGNQVVAVVSAMSGVTDKLIGLAKELSESPCERELDVLMATGEQQSIALLCMALHELGEKAMSFTGAQAGITTFGSHTRGRIHSINPTLMNKYLLEGNILICAGFQGATEEGMVQTLGRGGSDLSAIAIAAALKADVCQIFTDVDGVYTCDPRVVKDAKKIQTLSYDEMLEMASNGSKVMQSRSVEFAKKFGVVFEVRNSMNTNPGTIVQEETPSMEAVVIRGISIDRNQARVTITGIPDQIGYTAQILGALAEAEINLDMILANTAHDGYVRQSFTMPSNELGRAQAALKPVMAALGSTVKVETEAGLAKLSLVGIGMRSHSGVGATAFKALADANIKTGMISTSEIKIAVMVDESDIEEAARVVHRAFNLGV, encoded by the coding sequence ATGGCTCTTATCGTTCAAAAATTCGGGGGCAGCTCCGTCGGCACCATTGACCGCATCCGCAATGTGGCGCGCCGCATCCATGACACCGCCAAAGACGGCAACCAGGTGGTCGCCGTCGTTTCCGCCATGAGCGGGGTGACGGACAAGCTGATCGGCCTGGCCAAAGAGTTGTCCGAATCCCCTTGCGAACGCGAACTTGACGTGCTGATGGCCACCGGAGAGCAGCAGTCTATCGCCCTGCTCTGCATGGCCCTGCACGAGCTGGGGGAAAAAGCCATGTCCTTCACGGGGGCGCAGGCGGGCATCACGACCTTCGGTAGCCATACGCGTGGCCGCATCCACAGCATCAACCCCACGCTGATGAACAAGTACCTGCTGGAAGGCAACATCCTCATCTGCGCCGGCTTCCAGGGAGCCACGGAAGAAGGAATGGTCCAGACGCTGGGCCGCGGGGGGTCCGACCTTTCCGCCATCGCCATCGCGGCCGCGCTGAAAGCGGACGTGTGCCAGATTTTTACAGATGTGGACGGCGTGTACACCTGTGATCCCCGCGTGGTGAAAGACGCCAAGAAGATACAAACCCTTTCATATGACGAGATGCTGGAGATGGCCTCCAACGGTTCCAAGGTGATGCAGTCGCGCTCCGTGGAATTCGCCAAAAAATTCGGCGTCGTCTTTGAAGTTCGCAACTCCATGAACACCAACCCCGGTACAATCGTGCAAGAAGAAACTCCCTCCATGGAAGCCGTCGTCATCCGCGGCATTTCCATTGACCGCAACCAGGCCCGCGTTACCATTACCGGCATTCCGGACCAGATTGGCTACACGGCCCAGATACTGGGCGCCCTGGCAGAAGCGGAAATTAACCTGGACATGATTCTGGCCAATACCGCTCATGACGGCTACGTCCGCCAGTCTTTCACCATGCCCTCCAACGAACTGGGCCGCGCCCAGGCTGCCCTCAAGCCGGTCATGGCCGCCCTGGGTTCCACCGTGAAGGTGGAAACGGAAGCGGGTCTTGCCAAGCTTTCCCTGGTAGGCATCGGCATGCGCTCCCACTCCGGCGTGGGAGCTACCGCGTTCAAGGCCCTGGCGGACGCCAACATCAAGACCGGCATGATTTCCACCTCGGAGATCAAGATTGCCGTGATGGTGGACGAGTCAGACATTGAGGAAGCGGCCCGGGTGGTGCACAGGGCGTTCAACCTGGGCGTCTAA